One genomic segment of Borrelia miyamotoi includes these proteins:
- a CDS encoding FapA family protein — MASIVDFFDFRNKIKHYLEREKSVNLIELESDTLEEALNDASLELSIPYKDLDYEILVRGSDGLFGYGKRKWKIVAYKNSYTKFGIFDVLSSHSRSEEVVSLDGKFFIKRTTRGVFLKVTAALGVGSAVNLKDVMGKFASYNNIKDLDRDFVRVVVENASGTYEQVAVFEADLSEGVTMMVHISEDSMSVTVEFTAPGPNGAEVLEKDIFNILKKYGISNRAFLKDKIKEFVDFPIYGEPVEMAKGINPVKGRDSYINFIAKSKYLGEYGSIDIGNELRNVDQGEELAEIIPLSKGVDGYTVFGKILVAENGRELDLVLGENTLREGNKIVAGCDGYMSIVNGVISVHDVYVIEGDVGPGTGNIVNNGMVLVRGSVLDGYNVMAKSGIEVNGLVGRCNLKTDGSIILRSGANGKGGSEIYAKKSIRSKFLENVNVRCEGDIEVIRGIVNSYVSCKKKVLCIGKKSKIVGSYINAREEVRAYSIGSEGNAETSISVGFDPEIKDLLSRFTEYLVKIEKRLEVLMKDIFALKKNIEFTVDKADKSLKIDSCNELINERNILILEIKMVKDKQANLQEALENSKIDGKVFVEYMAYAGVKLHIKDAYYELSRDYHNITFVEDENIIKMIAYVPFKSK, encoded by the coding sequence ATGGCTAGTATTGTCGATTTTTTCGATTTTAGAAATAAAATTAAGCATTATTTAGAAAGAGAGAAAAGTGTTAATTTAATAGAATTAGAATCAGATACTCTTGAAGAGGCTTTAAATGATGCTTCTTTAGAACTATCAATTCCTTATAAAGACTTGGATTATGAGATTTTAGTAAGGGGAAGTGATGGGTTATTTGGGTATGGTAAGAGAAAGTGGAAAATAGTTGCTTATAAGAATTCCTATACAAAGTTTGGTATTTTTGATGTTTTAAGCTCACATAGCAGATCTGAGGAAGTTGTGTCTTTAGATGGTAAATTTTTTATCAAAAGAACTACAAGGGGAGTATTTTTGAAAGTTACTGCGGCTCTAGGAGTTGGAAGTGCTGTTAATCTTAAAGACGTAATGGGTAAATTTGCATCATATAATAATATTAAAGATTTAGATAGGGATTTTGTTAGAGTGGTAGTTGAGAATGCTAGTGGTACTTATGAACAAGTAGCTGTTTTTGAGGCTGATCTTTCTGAGGGTGTAACTATGATGGTTCATATATCAGAAGATTCAATGTCTGTAACTGTTGAATTTACTGCTCCTGGCCCTAATGGTGCTGAAGTTTTAGAGAAAGATATTTTTAATATTCTTAAAAAATATGGGATATCAAATAGAGCATTTCTTAAAGATAAAATAAAAGAGTTTGTAGATTTTCCGATTTATGGCGAACCAGTTGAGATGGCAAAGGGAATAAACCCTGTTAAAGGAAGAGATTCTTATATTAACTTTATTGCGAAGAGTAAGTATTTAGGTGAATATGGTTCTATAGATATAGGTAATGAACTTAGAAATGTTGATCAAGGCGAGGAATTGGCAGAAATTATTCCCTTGTCAAAGGGTGTTGATGGATATACTGTTTTTGGAAAGATATTAGTAGCAGAGAATGGTCGGGAATTAGATTTGGTTTTGGGAGAAAATACTTTAAGGGAAGGAAATAAGATTGTTGCAGGCTGTGATGGATATATGTCTATTGTAAATGGTGTGATTTCTGTGCATGATGTTTATGTTATTGAGGGGGATGTTGGCCCTGGTACTGGCAATATAGTAAATAATGGTATGGTGCTTGTTAGGGGGAGTGTTTTAGATGGATATAACGTTATGGCTAAGAGTGGGATAGAAGTCAATGGACTTGTTGGTAGATGTAATTTAAAGACGGATGGCTCTATTATTCTTCGCAGTGGAGCTAATGGAAAGGGTGGTTCAGAGATTTATGCAAAAAAATCTATTAGGTCTAAATTTTTAGAAAATGTTAATGTACGATGTGAAGGCGATATTGAAGTTATAAGAGGAATTGTCAATTCTTATGTTTCTTGTAAAAAGAAGGTGCTTTGCATTGGGAAAAAATCTAAGATAGTTGGTTCTTACATTAATGCAAGAGAAGAGGTTCGAGCATATTCTATTGGTTCTGAAGGTAATGCTGAAACTTCTATTTCTGTTGGTTTTGATCCTGAAATAAAAGATTTGCTATCTAGGTTTACTGAGTATCTTGTAAAGATTGAGAAACGGTTGGAAGTTTTAATGAAAGATATTTTTGCTTTAAAGAAAAATATTGAATTTACTGTTGATAAAGCCGATAAATCTTTAAAAATTGACAGTTGTAATGAACTTATTAATGAAAGGAATATTTTGATTTTAGAAATAAAGATGGTAAAAGATAAGCAAGCAAATTTACAAGAAGCTCTTGAAAATAGTAAGATTGATGGCAAGGTTTTTGTTGAATATATGGCTTATGCTGGGGTTAAGTTACATATTAAAGATGCTTATTATGAACTTTCAAGAGATTATCATAATATCACCTTTGTAGAGGATGAGAATATTATTAAAATGATAGCTTATGTTCCTTTTAAATCTAAATAG
- a CDS encoding MinD/ParA family protein has protein sequence MEDQAQSLRDIMRLNNKANFVVDDKIQNSRTRFIAITSGKGGVGKSNIAVGIALKYSSLGKKVLVFDADIGMANINILLGVIPKYSIYHMIMQGRDIKDVITKTEYNIDLLAGASGTTELLDLSEAEMNQFIKELLKVYEYDIVIIDTSAGISRQVISFLFSSDDVVIVTTPEPTSITDAYGIIKVLSHRMENLKNLRLVVNRVANVSEGKVVAKKVIDISSQFLNLNIDYLGYVYEDQNIRDSVFKQRPFILLNPNSKASYCLDSIVATLEEINLDNRKRRGVIGFISKFFGME, from the coding sequence ATGGAAGATCAAGCTCAAAGTTTACGTGATATTATGAGATTGAATAATAAGGCTAATTTTGTTGTTGATGATAAAATTCAAAATAGTAGGACAAGGTTTATTGCTATTACTAGTGGCAAAGGTGGTGTTGGTAAAAGTAATATTGCTGTGGGGATTGCTCTTAAGTATTCAAGCCTTGGTAAAAAAGTTTTGGTTTTTGATGCAGATATTGGGATGGCTAACATTAATATTTTGCTTGGAGTCATTCCAAAATACAGTATTTATCATATGATTATGCAAGGCCGAGACATTAAGGATGTAATAACAAAGACAGAATATAATATTGATCTTTTAGCTGGTGCTTCTGGGACGACAGAACTTTTGGATTTATCAGAGGCTGAGATGAACCAGTTTATAAAGGAGTTATTAAAAGTTTATGAATATGATATAGTGATAATAGATACCAGTGCTGGCATTTCAAGACAGGTTATTTCGTTTTTGTTTTCTAGTGATGACGTGGTTATTGTTACAACTCCAGAGCCCACCTCTATAACTGATGCTTATGGTATAATTAAGGTTTTATCCCATAGAATGGAAAATTTAAAAAATTTAAGACTTGTTGTAAATAGGGTTGCTAATGTGAGTGAGGGCAAGGTAGTGGCTAAAAAGGTTATTGATATATCAAGTCAGTTTTTGAATTTGAATATTGATTATCTGGGATATGTTTATGAAGATCAAAATATTAGGGATTCTGTTTTTAAGCAAAGGCCTTTTATTTTATTAAATCCTAATAGTAAGGCTAGTTATTGTCTTGATTCTATTGTGGCTACTCTTGAAGAGATTAATCTTGATAATAGAAAAAGAAGGGGTGTAATAGGATTTATATCCAAATTTTTTGGGATGGAGTAG
- the flhF gene encoding flagellar biosynthesis protein FlhF produces MVQYFTERGSTYNEVIETVKRKYGKNARVMTYKTIAHGGIFGLFSRDWIEVSGYVRYDVYQQQINVEEEKRKILQSIKKEERSSIEDVIKEVKLLKNELANKKEEVNHPTILKIEDILRTNDFSESYIRDINDFIKKEFSLSALDDYDKVKDSVIIYIAKTIKCSGSLIDNLKKRIFILVGPTGVGKTTTIAKLAAIYGINSDAESLNIKIITIDNYRIGAKKQIQTYGDIMGIPVKAVESFKDLKEEITHSKDFDLVLIDTIGKSPKDFMKLAEMKELLSACGRDAEFHLAVSSTTKTADIKEIFHQFAPFSYKTVIFTKLDETTCVGNLISLIHETRKEVSYVTDGQIVPHNISIAEPLTFIKKINGYRINDDVEFIRKLRSKSYY; encoded by the coding sequence ATGGTTCAGTATTTTACAGAAAGAGGTTCAACCTATAATGAGGTGATAGAAACCGTTAAAAGAAAATATGGAAAAAATGCTAGAGTGATGACTTATAAGACTATAGCTCATGGAGGGATATTTGGCTTATTTAGTAGAGATTGGATTGAGGTTTCAGGTTATGTTAGATATGATGTTTATCAGCAACAAATAAACGTTGAAGAAGAGAAGCGTAAGATTCTTCAAAGCATTAAAAAGGAGGAAAGATCTTCAATTGAGGATGTAATCAAAGAAGTTAAATTGCTTAAAAATGAGCTTGCCAATAAAAAGGAAGAAGTAAATCATCCAACAATTCTAAAAATAGAAGATATTTTACGTACTAATGATTTTTCTGAGAGTTATATTAGAGATATTAATGATTTTATTAAGAAAGAGTTTAGTTTATCAGCTCTTGATGATTATGATAAAGTTAAAGACAGTGTTATAATATACATTGCTAAAACTATTAAATGTTCAGGATCTCTTATTGATAATCTTAAGAAAAGAATTTTTATTTTAGTTGGACCAACAGGTGTTGGAAAAACCACCACAATTGCGAAGCTTGCAGCAATTTATGGGATTAACAGTGATGCTGAAAGCTTAAATATTAAGATTATTACCATTGATAATTATCGTATAGGGGCTAAAAAACAAATTCAGACATATGGTGATATTATGGGTATTCCTGTTAAGGCAGTTGAGTCTTTTAAGGACTTAAAAGAAGAAATTACGCATTCAAAGGATTTTGATCTTGTTCTTATTGATACGATTGGTAAAAGTCCTAAAGATTTTATGAAACTTGCCGAGATGAAGGAACTTCTTAGTGCCTGTGGTCGTGATGCTGAATTTCATTTAGCTGTGAGTTCTACTACAAAGACAGCGGATATTAAAGAAATATTTCATCAATTTGCTCCTTTTAGCTATAAGACCGTAATTTTTACTAAGTTAGATGAGACAACATGTGTTGGAAACTTAATAAGTCTAATTCATGAAACGAGAAAAGAAGTTTCCTATGTTACTGATGGACAAATTGTTCCTCATAATATTAGTATTGCAGAACCGCTTACCTTTATCAAAAAGATAAATGGATATAGAATAAATGACGATGTTGAATTTATTCGAAAGCTAAGAAGTAAATCTTATTATTAA
- the flhA gene encoding flagellar biosynthesis protein FlhA: MDASKNSVLGYLGLSNKSDLIVSIGLILIVAGFILPLPAFILDALIVVNLVLSLLIILIVLYSKRSLDFSIFPTLLLVMTIFGLVLNVSSTRLILTKGMSFDGQMIRAFGTFVVGSSGPQGLFVGFIIFFIIIAVQFIVITKGSTRVAEVAARFALDALPGKQMAIDSAYSSGHLTEEEATKQKSDLQAEVNFYGAMDGASKFVSGNVKVGFLITLINILGGLIIGMTLQGLSFNDAINNYVSLTVGDGLVSQLPSLLISTATGLIVTRSISKDSFGREITEQFTSYLGVYWIVAGFLLFLAFLPGFPTLILILLSFLMACLAYSLSNLAKDNEFHEKQMAEKEQVLSYADKEIAPVVPLDPLSLEIGYNLVPIVDDSKTSELLDRIVKIRREIALEFGIVVPKIRIVDNMRLEPNEYSFKLRGVEIGHGEIKLGKFLVINVGSDSGIEGELTKDPSFGLPSLWVNDNGREIAEKLGYTVVDPPSIIATHMTELIKRHACEILTRQDVQNILDVFKRDYGAIVEEVLKDFSVGEIQRVLQGLLREQVSIRNLVTIFETIADFTSVTKNTFFLIEKSRQAIGRQIVSGYLDSNLELNVITINPEFEQKIIDSRFEANNDLVSSLDANLRTKFIYELFKFVNQVQSQGYYPVILSSESARPVIKVLTSRELSDIVVISVLEVPKNVKVNVLKTVEVEE; this comes from the coding sequence TTGGATGCAAGTAAAAATTCTGTATTAGGCTATTTGGGACTTAGTAATAAATCAGACTTAATAGTTTCGATTGGGCTAATACTTATTGTTGCTGGATTTATTTTGCCACTTCCTGCGTTTATTTTAGATGCTTTGATTGTGGTTAATTTAGTATTAAGTCTTTTAATTATTTTAATTGTTCTTTATTCTAAGCGATCACTTGATTTTTCGATTTTTCCAACACTTTTACTTGTTATGACTATTTTTGGTCTTGTTTTAAATGTTTCTTCTACCAGATTAATTTTAACAAAAGGAATGAGTTTTGATGGTCAAATGATAAGGGCCTTTGGAACATTTGTTGTTGGAAGTTCTGGCCCTCAGGGTCTCTTTGTTGGATTTATAATATTTTTTATTATAATTGCAGTTCAATTTATTGTTATCACTAAGGGTTCTACAAGGGTTGCTGAAGTGGCTGCTCGTTTTGCTCTTGATGCTCTTCCTGGAAAACAAATGGCGATTGATTCTGCTTATAGTTCCGGGCATTTAACAGAGGAAGAGGCCACAAAGCAGAAAAGTGATTTACAGGCTGAAGTAAATTTTTATGGGGCTATGGATGGTGCTTCTAAATTTGTTTCAGGAAATGTGAAGGTTGGATTTTTAATAACACTTATCAATATCCTTGGAGGACTTATAATAGGGATGACTCTTCAAGGACTTAGTTTTAACGATGCAATAAATAATTATGTATCTTTGACTGTTGGAGATGGACTTGTTTCTCAACTTCCATCCCTATTAATATCAACAGCAACAGGACTTATTGTGACTAGATCAATATCTAAGGATAGTTTTGGAAGAGAGATTACTGAACAATTTACTTCTTATTTAGGAGTTTATTGGATTGTGGCTGGATTTTTGTTATTTTTAGCATTTCTTCCGGGATTTCCTACATTGATACTCATTCTTTTGAGTTTTTTGATGGCATGTTTAGCTTATTCACTTTCTAACTTAGCTAAGGATAATGAATTTCATGAAAAACAAATGGCAGAAAAAGAACAAGTATTAAGTTATGCTGATAAGGAAATTGCTCCTGTGGTTCCATTAGATCCATTGTCTTTGGAGATTGGGTATAATCTTGTTCCAATAGTTGATGATTCAAAAACCTCAGAACTTCTTGATCGTATTGTGAAAATACGTCGTGAGATTGCTCTTGAATTTGGAATAGTTGTGCCTAAAATCAGAATAGTGGATAATATGAGACTTGAGCCAAATGAATATTCATTTAAGCTTAGGGGAGTAGAGATTGGGCATGGAGAAATTAAGTTGGGTAAGTTTTTAGTTATAAATGTGGGTTCTGATTCTGGTATTGAAGGAGAACTTACAAAAGATCCTTCATTTGGACTTCCATCTCTTTGGGTAAATGACAATGGAAGAGAAATTGCTGAAAAATTAGGTTATACTGTAGTTGATCCTCCTTCAATTATTGCTACTCATATGACAGAACTTATTAAGAGGCATGCTTGTGAGATTTTAACGCGTCAGGATGTTCAAAATATTCTTGATGTTTTTAAAAGGGATTATGGGGCTATTGTTGAAGAAGTTTTAAAAGATTTTTCAGTTGGAGAGATTCAAAGAGTGCTGCAAGGTCTTTTAAGAGAGCAAGTTTCAATACGTAATTTGGTTACAATTTTTGAAACAATAGCTGACTTTACAAGTGTTACTAAAAATACATTTTTTTTGATTGAAAAGTCTAGGCAAGCAATTGGAAGACAAATAGTTAGTGGATATTTGGACTCCAATTTAGAGCTTAATGTAATAACAATAAATCCAGAATTTGAGCAGAAAATAATTGATTCGCGCTTTGAGGCTAATAATGATCTTGTAAGTTCTCTTGATGCAAATTTGAGGACTAAGTTTATTTATGAACTTTTTAAATTTGTAAATCAGGTTCAATCACAAGGGTATTATCCTGTTATACTATCTAGTGAATCCGCAAGACCTGTAATAAAGGTATTAACAAGTAGAGAGCTTTCAGATATTGTTGTTATATCTGTTTTAGAGGTTCCAAAAAATGTTAAAGTTAATGTGCTTAAAACGGTAGAGGTTGAAGAGTAG
- the flhB gene encoding flagellar biosynthesis protein FlhB, which produces MSTRSEFLSKNWYIPLNFFASEDEGRTELPTDQKKQKARKDGYVLKSTEINSTVTLFILFAVFFFMLSYLSKELVGIFKWQASKLPEIMSISVYSLSFAYIRPMFRYVIIFLLISFIVNFLINVIQVGFFITFKPVSPNWSRVSPNFSKWIKNSFGSLDAFFTLFKSLSKVVIISFIYYIMLKGNIGKISRISEYSLEDGISVILSLAYRICFFSFIVLIGISVLDYFFQKIRYIENLKMTKEEVKRERRGIEGDPLLRSRMRERMRKILNTNLRVVVPQADVVITNPEHFAIAIKWDSNTMLAPKVLAKGQDQIAFVIKQIAKENGIPVMENKPLARDLYANVDINEEIPREYWEVVSKILVKVYSITKI; this is translated from the coding sequence ATGAGTACCAGGAGTGAATTCTTAAGTAAAAATTGGTATATACCCCTTAATTTTTTTGCCTCAGAGGATGAGGGAAGAACTGAGCTTCCTACTGATCAGAAAAAGCAAAAAGCAAGGAAAGATGGTTATGTATTAAAGTCAACAGAGATTAATTCAACGGTTACTCTTTTTATATTGTTTGCTGTATTTTTCTTTATGTTATCTTATCTTTCTAAGGAATTAGTTGGTATCTTTAAATGGCAGGCCAGCAAGCTTCCAGAAATAATGTCAATTAGTGTTTATTCATTAAGTTTTGCATATATTAGACCAATGTTTAGGTATGTAATTATATTTCTTTTAATATCATTTATAGTTAATTTTTTAATTAATGTCATTCAGGTTGGTTTTTTTATTACTTTTAAGCCTGTGTCTCCCAATTGGAGTAGAGTGAGTCCAAATTTTTCAAAGTGGATAAAAAATTCTTTTGGGTCATTAGATGCTTTTTTTACTTTGTTTAAAAGTTTATCAAAAGTTGTTATAATATCCTTCATATATTACATTATGCTAAAAGGCAACATAGGTAAAATTTCAAGAATATCTGAGTACAGTCTTGAAGATGGTATTTCTGTTATATTAAGTCTTGCTTACAGAATATGTTTTTTTTCATTTATAGTGTTGATAGGTATTAGTGTTCTGGATTATTTTTTTCAAAAAATTCGTTATATTGAAAATTTGAAAATGACAAAAGAAGAGGTAAAAAGAGAGAGAAGAGGAATAGAAGGAGATCCTTTACTTCGTTCTAGAATGCGTGAGAGAATGAGAAAAATTTTAAATACTAACTTGAGGGTAGTAGTTCCTCAAGCGGATGTAGTAATTACGAATCCGGAGCATTTTGCTATTGCTATTAAGTGGGATAGTAATACTATGTTAGCACCAAAAGTGCTTGCAAAGGGTCAAGATCAAATTGCATTTGTAATTAAACAAATTGCAAAGGAAAATGGTATTCCTGTGATGGAAAATAAACCGCTTGCAAGGGATCTTTATGCTAATGTTGATATCAATGAGGAAATTCCAAGAGAATATTGGGAAGTTGTTTCTAAAATTCTTGTTAAAGTATATTCTATTACTAAAATTTAA
- the fliR gene encoding flagellar biosynthetic protein FliR: MNIDFLVLKSFVILPLFIRIFLFLRFSPFFSTIRISYLNFFFSLIISVIVVDKVNVIYPLDNLIAFALILLGEAILGLIQAFFVSIIFSVFHLLGFFFSNQMGLAYTNIFDVFAEEDNLVISQIFTYLFLLLFLSNDFLLRFFMIGVHDSVLNVRVENMVNVKSYEFIKLIFYSFAILFEKALVISLPILGVLLLLYLILGILSKISPQINLLMVSFSVSLGLGLIVLYIGFPSLVMSVNRVIELALGSLQNALNLFSRSLK, from the coding sequence ATGAATATAGATTTTTTAGTTTTAAAATCTTTTGTAATTTTACCTTTGTTTATTAGAATTTTTCTTTTTTTAAGATTTTCACCTTTTTTTTCAACTATAAGAATTAGTTATTTAAATTTTTTCTTTTCTTTAATTATATCTGTCATTGTTGTAGACAAGGTTAATGTTATTTATCCTTTAGATAATTTAATTGCATTTGCATTAATATTACTAGGAGAAGCCATTTTGGGGCTTATTCAGGCTTTTTTTGTAAGCATAATTTTTAGTGTGTTTCATTTGCTTGGATTTTTTTTCTCAAATCAGATGGGGCTTGCTTATACAAATATTTTTGATGTGTTTGCAGAAGAAGATAATTTGGTAATATCTCAAATATTTACTTATCTTTTTTTGCTTTTGTTTTTATCAAATGATTTTTTATTACGTTTTTTTATGATTGGGGTGCATGATTCTGTTTTAAATGTTAGAGTCGAAAATATGGTTAATGTAAAAAGTTATGAATTTATTAAGTTAATATTTTATTCTTTTGCTATTCTTTTTGAAAAAGCTTTAGTAATTTCTCTTCCAATATTGGGAGTACTTTTACTTTTATATCTGATTTTAGGTATACTTTCAAAGATTTCTCCTCAGATTAATTTATTAATGGTTAGCTTTTCAGTTTCATTGGGGTTAGGATTAATTGTTTTATATATTGGTTTCCCAAGTTTGGTAATGTCTGTTAATAGAGTGATTGAACTTGCTTTAGGCTCTCTGCAAAATGCTTTAAATTTGTTTTCTAGGAGTTTGAAATGA
- the fliQ gene encoding flagellar biosynthesis protein FliQ → MTTGQIIYLIRISIENIIILSAPMLITALIVGLLVSIFQAITSIQDQTLSFIPKIIIILLTLVLFGPWILKKLMQFAFVLFSQIQNI, encoded by the coding sequence GTGACAACGGGTCAAATCATTTATCTCATTAGGATTTCTATTGAAAATATTATTATTCTATCAGCTCCAATGTTAATTACAGCGCTTATAGTTGGTCTTTTGGTTTCAATTTTTCAGGCTATTACGTCGATTCAGGATCAAACACTTAGTTTTATTCCTAAAATTATTATAATACTTTTAACTCTTGTTTTATTTGGTCCTTGGATTTTAAAAAAGCTTATGCAATTTGCTTTTGTACTTTTTAGTCAAATACAAAATATATAA
- the fliP gene encoding flagellar type III secretion system pore protein FliP (The bacterial flagellar biogenesis protein FliP forms a type III secretion system (T3SS)-type pore required for flagellar assembly.) has protein sequence MNLLFAQTKSLQPTNGLNFPFVDFVNSGGSGIIFPLQLLLILTIITLSPAFLVLMTSFLRIAIVLDFIRRALSLQQSPPNQIIMGLALFLTIFTMWPTFNIIYKDAYLPLKESKIGFNQFYDKGIAPLRNFMYKQMSNSRHEEIRLFMKISNYSRPKNFSEVPTHVLIASFILHELKIAFKMGILIFLPFIVIDIVVSAVLMAMGMIMLPPVMISLPFKLILFVMVDGWTLITSGLVKSFM, from the coding sequence ATGAATCTTTTATTTGCGCAAACCAAGTCTTTACAACCTACTAATGGTCTAAATTTCCCGTTTGTTGATTTTGTAAATTCTGGTGGTAGTGGAATAATTTTTCCTTTGCAGCTTTTATTAATATTAACTATAATAACTCTTTCTCCAGCTTTTTTAGTATTAATGACTTCCTTTTTAAGGATAGCAATAGTATTAGATTTTATTAGAAGAGCATTATCACTTCAACAATCACCACCAAATCAGATAATAATGGGATTGGCTCTATTTTTAACTATTTTCACTATGTGGCCAACTTTTAACATAATATATAAAGATGCATATTTGCCTCTTAAGGAATCAAAAATAGGGTTTAATCAGTTTTATGATAAAGGAATTGCTCCCCTTAGAAATTTTATGTATAAGCAGATGTCTAATAGCAGACATGAAGAGATTAGGTTATTTATGAAAATTAGCAATTATTCTAGGCCTAAAAATTTTAGTGAAGTTCCAACCCATGTTCTTATTGCGTCTTTTATTTTGCATGAACTGAAAATTGCTTTTAAAATGGGTATTTTGATATTTCTACCGTTCATAGTAATAGACATTGTTGTATCTGCGGTTTTGATGGCAATGGGGATGATAATGTTGCCACCTGTAATGATATCTTTACCATTTAAACTTATTCTTTTTGTAATGGTAGATGGTTGGACTTTAATTACTAGTGGACTTGTGAAAAGTTTCATGTGA
- a CDS encoding flagellar biosynthesis protein FliZ (possible structural component of the flagellum that anchors the rod to the membrane) — MSKLALLKFLFFFMFITFENLFARENKFDLDIATSSLENEVNLPILGDDKTNLNNKDIQNISFFNISDLVTIFLFFLFFLVCMLLCKKMILNHKKVKNDDKSAFIREIAFYEIDNKNSIRIINILGSIYVFLVSGNSSVLLREIRQGEELDNLEFELDKVKSSNVSSFKLIFNKILGKYNKDNSSFNETEYTELENDIEASLKSKQDRLKKF; from the coding sequence ATGAGTAAGTTAGCTTTACTTAAGTTTTTATTTTTTTTTATGTTTATTACTTTTGAGAATTTGTTTGCACGGGAAAATAAGTTTGATTTAGATATTGCTACTTCTAGCTTAGAGAATGAAGTTAATTTACCAATACTTGGAGATGATAAGACGAATTTAAATAATAAGGATATACAAAATATATCATTTTTTAATATTTCAGATTTAGTTACTATATTTTTGTTTTTTCTTTTTTTTCTTGTTTGTATGTTGTTATGCAAAAAAATGATCTTGAATCATAAAAAGGTCAAGAATGATGATAAATCAGCTTTTATAAGAGAGATTGCTTTTTACGAAATAGATAATAAAAACTCTATAAGGATTATTAATATACTAGGCAGTATTTATGTATTTTTAGTTTCAGGTAATTCTTCTGTTTTGTTAAGGGAAATTAGGCAGGGTGAAGAGTTGGACAATTTGGAATTTGAACTTGACAAAGTTAAGAGTAGCAATGTAAGTTCTTTCAAGTTAATTTTTAATAAAATATTGGGGAAATATAATAAAGATAATTCATCATTTAATGAAACTGAATATACAGAGTTAGAAAATGATATTGAGGCTTCTTTGAAAAGTAAACAAGACAGGCTGAAGAAGTTTTAG
- the fliN gene encoding flagellar motor switch protein FliN, protein MAVDDNSNIGEEKPEIKGVKLPDLIDTLPEGVDPSNFGLLMDVSMQVTVELGRTERKIKDILGMSEGTIITLDKLAGEPVDILVNSKVIAKGEVVVIDENFGVRITEIIKIKNE, encoded by the coding sequence ATGGCTGTAGATGATAATAGTAATATCGGTGAAGAAAAACCTGAGATCAAGGGTGTTAAACTTCCTGATTTAATTGATACTTTGCCAGAGGGTGTTGATCCTAGTAATTTTGGTCTTTTGATGGATGTTTCCATGCAAGTTACTGTTGAACTTGGAAGGACTGAGCGTAAAATAAAAGATATACTTGGCATGTCTGAGGGAACTATTATTACGCTTGATAAACTTGCTGGGGAGCCAGTAGATATTTTGGTAAATAGCAAAGTAATAGCTAAAGGAGAGGTTGTTGTAATTGATGAAAATTTTGGTGTTAGAATTACCGAAATAATTAAAATTAAAAATGAGTAA